One region of Longimicrobiales bacterium genomic DNA includes:
- a CDS encoding DUF3303 family protein, translating to MALYMIRWSLNSDTKMDAAANFASMTAEDDAADAGDVDVIGRWHDFAGEQGWAICDSPTVTDVQAWMFNWGPLISSTITPVQNDAELRAMFQAKLG from the coding sequence TCAACTCCGACACAAAAATGGATGCAGCGGCCAATTTCGCCTCGATGACTGCGGAGGACGACGCCGCTGACGCTGGCGATGTCGACGTGATCGGTCGCTGGCACGATTTCGCTGGCGAGCAAGGGTGGGCAATCTGTGATTCACCTACCGTCACGGATGTCCAGGCCTGGATGTTTAATTGGGGCCCACTCATTAGCTCCACGATCACTCCGGTACAGAATGACGCTGAACTACGGGCGATGTTCCAAGCCAAACTGGGGTGA